The genomic DNA AAGTTGAGCTTTTTGTTAAAATATCTATCAAACATGTTGAGCTTACTATGTGCCAACCACTCGAACTGTATTTGCTTCGTGTTGATTACCCCCGAAGATTCTAGCCATCCCGAAGTCGGAAATCTTTGGATTCATTTCTCCATCCAACAAAATGTTGCTGGCCTTTAAGTCTCTATGAATTATTCGAAGTCTCGAATCTCGATGGAGGTAAAGGAGTCCTCTAGCAATGCCTTCGATGATGCTGAGGCGGGTTCTCCAATCTAGCTTTTCTTTCCTGGCCTCATCTGCCATAAAATTTATCAGGAAACTTCAGCTGTAAGTACAAAGAAATGGCTgcaaaaactaataataaatcCAGGCTTTGCCCTTCATGCGGGACTTACTGAAAAGAAAGTAGTCCAAACTTTTATTAGGCATATACTCATAAATCAGCATCTTTTCATCCCCTTGAATGGAGCAACCTAAGAGCCTAACAAGATTCCTATGCTGCAGTTTGGCAATGAGGATAATCTCATTCTTAAACTCCTCTAAGCCTTGGCATGACTTGGCTGAAAGCCTCTTTACAGCTATTTCTTGACCTCCAGGAAGCTCTCCCTGTTGACAAGGATAAACAAATATTACCACCTTTAGTTCAATGACATTACACATATTACATACATAACAATTTGATGAAGTTACTAAAGAAAATCACCTTATATACAGCACCAAAACCCCCCTGCCCAAGCCTGTTTCCTTCAGAAAAGTTGTTTGTTGCAGCTGCCAAGCTACCAAGGTTAAAAATTGGTAATTCCGGCCTATTAACTTGATTCCCGTCAATAAGGATGCCGGATGATACTGAAAGATCTGCTGATAATTCTTTGCTCTTCGACTTGGACTGTACAAGAACTGCTATATCGTTGTCCTTGCAACATGGCATTGACGAAACTGCAGGCAAACCTGAAAAAAAGAGCTGAAAAATCAATACCAAGTAGTAGACTATATGGCTTTCGAGAAGGAGAAAAAGTGATTACCTTTTGGTTTCTTCTTGTAGATCCATAGTAGCCAAAGAGCTACCATTAAGCTGCATGCCCCCACCAGAGAAATTATAATTATAACAAGTTTAGATATCTTCCTCCTGCCATCTATgattgaaatgaaaagaaaaaaaaaacggtGTTAATAGATCACACAAGTATTGTTTCAAGATTCAATTTTGGCTCGGATTTATGCAGCCAAATGCAACAGAACTTTAATGTTCAAACCTTAAAATGAAAGAATGAACTCAACCATTCATAGCCTGCTAACATATGAAGTTTAGTAGATGCCTTGCAAGGCAGGAAAATTTAGCTTCTAATTACTAATAACATAAAGGAAGTTAGCTTACCTAATTCAGAGTGATGGAGACGATAAAAGAACTCTAAACTTCCACTTTGATCCAAATGTGAAATATCAACCAAATCTTCTGTCCACATCATGCATCCAATACCGGAAACAAATGCATATGCGTTACACGAACAATTTCCCAAGCAGCTTCTTCCGCAAGCATCTAAGTTGCTTGCAGACAGGAACAAGTTCGATAAATCGGGTAACTTGATGCACTTCAATCCCTTAAATCCATCTGGTTCACCGGTACCATTGGTCCTCTGGCACTGCAACTCGATCTTCCGTTCACATCCACCTGACCAGTTCCCTCTACTCCATTGATCCGGAAACTTTGGTCTAAACCCTTTTAAACAATTGCAACTTAAAGAATTGGAGTTGTCACAGGTTGCATATTTCCCACAAAGATTGTAAAGTTCACATCTATTAGTAGGGTCAGGATGTAATTGTAGATCTTCCCATTTTTTCTCATCCTCATTCCATCTCAACTGATGCTCCCTTCCATCCCACCCTACTCGAAATCTCAACAAATCAGAAGGGTTTGAAGGATTATATGTGAAATACTGTGTCCTATTTTCATCAGGCTGAGAAAGCTTGAATCCATATAAGAAACTAGCAATGTTACTCATATTGGAAACACCTGTGAAAATCACTGAATTCCATTGACCACTTCTCCACCTTCTTTTTATATGATCCCATATTATGATCTGTGGTCCTCCATGAGGATCAACACCCACAGTATAGTTCCCTGGTGATGGATCATTAGCTGATTTCCATGCTGTGAAAGCACGGTACTCACCTATTGCTGAATTCACCGGTACTCTCATTCCAGGCAGAAATGTATCAGTTGGATGACTGAAGCTTTGCCAATGGACTCCATGGGTATCACCAATGCTTTCATTGCTTGATAACACAAAATTCCCTGAATTCTGGAGAATTGCAGCCGTGTTGTTCGATGAAAACCTTGAAACATTAGATGACCAAACTAAACTGTTATTACCATCGAACACAACCAAGTTACCATCAACACCAATCCTCAAAGCTCCATCATTGCCAGATATTGGATTGTTTCGATTTGCAACCCAAACAACTGCTTTCACATCAACCTTGTACCATATCCCAAGAAATCTAAGTGTGGAGTTTTCAGGACTGAAGAATCCCAGTTCGAAAATCTCAGCTTCAGATATCAACGTGTCACCATCCCTTACCGTTTGGCCTTGTCTGATTATATCAACCCCATCACAAATCCGAACAAGAGAACAtagaagaaaaatggatgaaacaAGTAAAACAAAAACTGGGTTGTTGATATTAGTTTCCATATCACAGTCTATGAGGAGAAATGCAGAGGTTAGGAATATTTGTGGGGGTATTCATAAACAAGGTTCAAAACGGTGGCCTTGTTTGTCTGCGGATTAAGAAGACAATTTAGACTCTAAAACCTGCAGAAAGTACTTTTTACATATACTTTGGGTTTTTATGTTTTTGACCATTGAAGCATAAAAAAGAAGCGGCGGTGACGGCTGGCGGGATGCGGAAGAACAAAATGGACGGCCTTTTGGAGTTTGGACCCATCCATCGTTTTAACTAAAACTAGGGAGGCAGATCAGATTAGCAATTCTAAAATTCtagtttattattttaattaaattaaaatattcaaatctAAATATTATTTAAGTTTGAAAAGTTATATATCTTTAAATATTCAAATTcacaatatttataattttgattattaaatatttttaattattatttaaataataacaattttgcaaatcaaATGAGCAACTGTccataatatgaaataaaaatctaATGTAAAAATCCAAAGCAACCACGTGAGAAATATGAATGGgcattaattattaaatatgaagGTAATAAAGTTGACCAAAGGTTATTGTCACATGCCGTCATCAACTACTTATGGGGGCCATTTTTCTGCCCTGGATTTGGACTACTTGCAATGGCATGAACCATCTGGGTCAACCTCGGTCATTGGGTCTTCCTTCAGAAATTACTATAAATATTAACattaaatagtaattttttatattaattaaaaaaaagtaaaaaataaaataaggtttTACTAATTCAGTGGATTTAAGTATGATTTGTCAATTGAGTCATAATTTAATTGGTATTGACATTATTATTAATGTAGAAAGATGTGACTTTGAGTGCGCTGAATCACATTATCCTCTTTATGAGTTGGGGAGAGACTATAGATAATTCTAAGCACTGTGTCGAAAAAGAGCGAATATGATCAGAATCTATAATGAGATTGCTAAAAAAATAAGTATGGTTTCATATAGTTCTAATTGAGATGTGCATTATTCTCACTTTTAGTTGCTTGAAGTTTTGGTCATAAGGTTGAATGGAATGAATGTTAGGAAAATTGTGGAgggttaaatttgaaatttaacccttttatttttattttaaagaatttttttctttttacatttttgaattgAAAATGTAAATCTAATTGAtgaaattaaattcaaatttaatttaatgtcatttttttttgttatatggCTATTAGGGAGTATTTGTTTCATTTCAAAATGTCATACTAATGATTTAATAGTAAGATTTTAACAATGTTAATTATTTgacttaaattttgtaatttgaataataaaaaggACTGAATTCCTAAAAAGAATGTTAATTTTGTTTACTAAATGGAATGGTTTCATGTGAGGCCCCCCCTGCAGCGCATATTTTCCACAAGAAGGAGGTTTTACCCCTCATGCGGTTGGAGTCAGACAAGGACCCTCTGAGGTTTGATCGCTACCCAGGCATTCCCCCATACCTGAAACCAATGACCATTCTGGTATGGAACTGTAGAGGGGCCAAGCACCATGACTTTGTCCCCATTGTACATATCATGTGAATTACTGAAACTAAAGCCCGTGCTAGCGAGGTTCTGAGGATTGTGGACAAGCTTCCTTTTGATGCTTGGATTGACACTACGGCTATTCACTGTAAAGGAAGGTATTTGGCTTTTATGGCTCTCTTCGACTACCATTATTACACGTCTTTGCGACATTGATCAAGAAATCCACATTTATGATATTATGAATGGAATTAAttataatagaattaaattaaaaaaatatagttttagacactaataaaataattttacatgattaaattttaaaaataataaagtattaTTATACACTTATCTATATTTAATATACTTTTCAACttaattagactttaattaaattacttaaaataattaatttttaaattataaacaaatatcttttcttcttttacaaattttaatcattttgtttttccataagttaatatatttcatttttgtgcaaccaaatttttttaaaaaaaattagtaatttttGTACCATTTTTTCCATGTCATTTGCAtataatttttgtaattattttagcATGAACCTCAAACCTTGAACTCGAATTATGAACCTTAAACCTTGAGCCTTGAACCTTAAACCTTGAGCCTTGAAATTTAAGGTTTGGAttcgaaatttaaaatttagggtttaaggtttaagttTTGAGTTTGGGGTTTGcgattatgggtttagggttttGATTTAAGGTTTGTGGTTATAGGTTTAAGGTTTTGGTTTAGGATTCAAGAGTTCGGGGTTATGAGTTACGAGTTCAAGGTTCGTTAGAGTGTAAGGATTTGGTTGTTTGTTGGAATGAACAGAGCCTTGTTTTTGGTTTTAGTATCGATTTAAGTGACTAATTCGGTGGTTTATTGGTCAATTTTAGGTGCTGAGTGGCTCGTGAGTGTTTTCGCATTGAAATCGTACCAGGTGTGTTCCCAAAACGCAGAAAATTGAGCTTCGGCGAAAGCCGAAAAAATCACATTGTCGagaccacatgggtgtgtgcctggccgtgtggttggccgtgtgcgagacacagCCGTATGGCCGTGCGcaagacacgactgtgtggcggTGTAGgtgtggccgtgtgagccacaggGGCTAGACCAAGTTGGGCGTGTAGGTTtttggctaggccgtgtgggccacacgggcgtatgggctAGACGGGCGTGTGGGTCCATAATTCTAGAATTTTTCctagggtcgcacgggtcgctccgatcaactgtgggcctactgtagggtcggtaagggctaaccaaaccctaagtTATGTGATCTGATAATCTGATATTCTGCTCTGAGTATGACACTATTATGCATGTCTGATTATTCTGTTAAATACATACATGATATCTGTATATGAGCATGTAAGCATGATATTTCCGTATATATGTTTGGGATGagatttgtatatgtggaggaagtgttctgtatggCGACTATCGCCTATATTCTAGCAGCTTGGCTGCATAATATCTAATATGTGTCGTAATGACACAatatggtgtgtaaggatgggtggatgtttttaaccccacatggtgtgataggatggtcggagttggtgtgtagaggatggggataGGATTCTGAATATCTGTTTTGCATATCTGGTTTTGTTATCTGTATCCATAAAGGACTTAAGTCCGAAATCTTAATTTGAATCTGATTGTGTATGCGATATCTGTATGAATGGTATGTctaattctgttgggttacacactgaattTACGAAAACTCACTTTTGGTTGTCTGTTCTGTTCAGGGAATCCACGGTCTTAGGAGGATTGGTGTGATGGAGCCTCACAGTGACCACGAATTCATAACCGTTTAAGATTttgaatttcatttaatttaagaTTTATTTCTGGGAGTTTTGTAATAATTGGACTCACCGGATTGTTtggtttaattttgggttttgggaTTTTCGATTTAACTCTTTATTTGAGACAAATAGCTAAAAACATGATTTTTCACTAAAACAAAGGTTTTCTGAAAATACGAACGGGATTTTCAAATATGACATTTTTATGACTTTCCCTGTAATTTATGTTTTGACAATTAAACTAATTTAACAACACTTTCGATAATGGTTATAAACGAATaagagttacaaaacttgaatgATTTAACAAAACGATGCAGGTTTTTAAAACCCTTCTTTGTGACATCTCTGGAtacggccataatgtctaggccgggtttggggtgttacacctaaaaTTTAGGGTTTCGATTCAAGAtttaagatttagggtttaatatttaagTTTAGATTTTAAGGTTTGTGGTtatgggtttagggtttttaTTTAGAGTTTGGGGTTTGTAGTTATGGGTTCAGGGTTTTGATTTGGGGTTTAGGGTTATAAGTTTAAGGTTCTAGTTTAGGATTCAATGGTTCAGGGTTATGAGTTATGAGTTTAAGGTTTAAGATTCAAGGGTTCAAGGGTTATGGGTTCGAGATTTTAAATTTAAGGTTCAGGATTTTAAGTTTGGGGTTCAGggtaaaaaattatcaaaattttgtGTTAATGGCATGGAAAAATTGTTGAAATGGTATTTAATAATTAGAAAGGACCCATGAATAATGTGATGGGAATgatccataaaataatttttctatggatgagtgtataataataattttatttctttaagaTGATGTGACAAAATTTTATTGAcactaaaactttaattttaagatcATTCTAATATAagttattcacatattttaattgatttaatatctatatattaaataaatacacatgaaaaaagaaattgaattcttttaaaattttgtactttctaaataattttatactatttttatttgTATAAATGGTAGTTAAAATTCTTATCAAATGtccatttgatacaatttaaacAATGAATCTCATTTCCTACCCCTTGTATTAAAAACAACACTAATTTTTACTTTTGTAATATTAAAATTTGAAGAATACATAGAAATATAATGCGTACATGTTTTCTTTACTTTTTATTCTCTTCAATCGATTCTGTAGCTTAAAAATCAAGAGTGacataaaataaaaagttgaagTTATTCAATGAAATatagtataaataaataaatcatttttcAACTAAAGTCAGTCAATAAAACTACTTTCTTGTTTATACAAATCGTGCAAGTCTTATTAATATTTATGATctaaaaaaaatctaaataagacattttagaaatataaacaacaaaattttttactattttaaaaatttattttatggtcgattaagttttaatttaattggtATAGTCATTGTTGTCAATATAGGAGGACGTGGGTTCAAGTGTGCTAAAAcacattatccttctatttatagATTGAAGAGGGGTTATGGATAATTTTAGGTATTATGTCAAAAAGAACAAATATGATTAAAATCTATAATgagattatttaaaaaataaacactttataaaaataataaattatatatttatatatttttttattaaagacGTCATAGTTTTGGGTTGAACTTAAAATCTACTTAATGTCACCTCTTAAATTGACTATTTGAATCCTTTCTTTCCACAATTTACAGTGTTTTCTAGGTTCATCAATAGAATTTTTCCTAATCATTTTTCTTCCTATTTCTTGTAGCAAGTCATGCATACACAATTTATTGTCTTTATTAATTGTTAGTAGAAATATTTTAATGAGAACATCAATTTCAATATCGAAAAAAAATCCTCAACCAGGTAATAATTTTCATCACATAATCTTCCTCCTCCCATTAAAGAAGCATTTTATATCTAAAAGCCTTTTTTTACAATCCATCAAAGCTACTTGGAAGCTTGTCGAGAAATTTTTTTGTTACAATCTATTTAAGTCTTTCATTTGCACTTGTCCATTGAGCTACATTTTTacggagaaaaaaaaaagacctCAAAACTTCAAGAGCTAATGAGAGACTAGCATTATAACCTACAACACGTTTAGAAAGCTCAATGAAATCATCTTTCGGTATCGTATCACTATCGAAAACTTTCAAATTGAAAAAATCAAGCGCATCTTCAGCTTTCAATGTTGTAATCTTATACACATCATCAACTCGATAAGATTGGAGTAAATGTTTGTCTCTTGTTGTTACAATGATTTTGCTCCCTAAATTAAACCAATCACAGCTTTCGACCAAGCATTTTAAGTGCTGTAGGTTATCAACATTATCAATAACAACAAGAACTTTTTTGTGAGACAACTGGTGGCTAATTATAGCATTTTCTTAATgaacattaaaaaaaattgaaacattCTTCAAACAATATATGAGAAAGAAGCTGTTTTTTAAAGAAACAAATTCACATTTGTCTGAAATTTCTTGAACATCAACAAGAAAATTTTTACCTTCAAAATGAAGTGATATTTGAGTGTAAATAACTCTTGTGAGAGAGTCATTTTCCCGATGCCACCCATTCCACAAATTCCTATAATACAAACATCATCTTCTCCTGTCTCTATTTTTGAATGCAACTCCTCGAACCATGTACTAATTCCAATCAGTTCATCATAAATAATTGGATCTGTTTGACATAATTACAACACCCAAAATTAGTACTTTTTAATTACGTGTTATCTCAAGTCTCAAATCTCAAAAAGTAGAAGTTAAAAATTCAAGATTTAATTACAATCCCTAATTAAAACAATTAGGAAATTTTGTTTTTGAGTGAATTGAGTTTTCTAAAATAtgcataagtaaataaataatattttatcatGTTTATCAAGTCGgcgaaacataaaaaaaattatatttcaattatttatattcaTTGTAAACAAAAGAAAGATATATTTGTATTTTTGTGAAGGACAGTTTGTTGTTAATTATAATCGGTGATATCTTTTCAAATTAGGAGAAAGAATGATGGATTACATTAACTCGAAAAAAGTTtccttatttttttaaatttgattaaaaCATTTAGTGAATATTCAAAAGATCATGACTAAAGTGCCCTTGTAGCTCAGTTTCTGCTCCGTCAAGGTCATcattttttacttttatatatttttaaaatttattatttatgtatttttataatttcttttgattttttaattaggatcaaaattgaaattatttgtaaatttgaaagttaatttttaatattataactaaatcgatataatatgtaaaaatttagAACTAAATTTATTGTTATATCAATTCTTTAACTACCACATCACCTTCTCATCACACACTTAAAAAGTACTTAATGAAAATAGACCAAAAAATAATCTCGATTAGTTGAGtaactaattttaaaaaattcataacTAAGGGATAAAAAAAATAGGTCTATAGTTAGGTGACATATGATGTAGTTTACCCTATTTTTAAAAGAAAGGTTAATATTTAGTTTGTACCTTGAACTTATACATAAGTACCTAGTTGGTAGCTGAATTTTTTTTTGACCTTGTCGGTACTTGAACTTATATTTCGTCATCTAGACTGGTATCGCACTAACACTATTAGTTTATACTAATGTGACATTGATAACCAATCCGTTGGTGACACATGAAAGTCTATGCCATGtggtaaatataaattttaaaaattaaaaaaaaaactaaaagt from Gossypium arboreum isolate Shixiya-1 chromosome 9, ASM2569848v2, whole genome shotgun sequence includes the following:
- the LOC108454751 gene encoding G-type lectin S-receptor-like serine/threonine-protein kinase B120, producing the protein METNINNPVFVLLVSSIFLLCSLVRICDGVDIIRQGQTVRDGDTLISEAEIFELGFFSPENSTLRFLGIWYKVDVKAVVWVANRNNPISGNDGALRIGVDGNLVVFDGNNSLVWSSNVSRFSSNNTAAILQNSGNFVLSSNESIGDTHGVHWQSFSHPTDTFLPGMRVPVNSAIGEYRAFTAWKSANDPSPGNYTVGVDPHGGPQIIIWDHIKRRWRSGQWNSVIFTGVSNMSNIASFLYGFKLSQPDENRTQYFTYNPSNPSDLLRFRVGWDGREHQLRWNEDEKKWEDLQLHPDPTNRCELYNLCGKYATCDNSNSLSCNCLKGFRPKFPDQWSRGNWSGGCERKIELQCQRTNGTGEPDGFKGLKCIKLPDLSNLFLSASNLDACGRSCLGNCSCNAYAFVSGIGCMMWTEDLVDISHLDQSGSLEFFYRLHHSELDGRRKISKLVIIIISLVGACSLMVALWLLWIYKKKPKGLPAVSSMPCCKDNDIAVLVQSKSKSKELSADLSVSSGILIDGNQVNRPELPIFNLGSLAAATNNFSEGNRLGQGGFGAVYKGELPGGQEIAVKRLSAKSCQGLEEFKNEIILIAKLQHRNLVRLLGCSIQGDEKMLIYEYMPNKSLDYFLFNEARKEKLDWRTRLSIIEGIARGLLYLHRDSRLRIIHRDLKASNILLDGEMNPKISDFGMARIFGGNQHEANTVRVVGTYGYMSPEYAIEGLFSVKSDVYSFGVLLLEIICGRRNTSFRSMEHTSLITYAWDLWNEDKAMDLVDPSIRDSCSPNEMLKCIHIGMLCVQDSAMHRPTMAAVMLLLESETPTLPMPRQPSYASMRSSIDADFISDGHEIVSSNNLTVTMVVGR